In Erigeron canadensis isolate Cc75 chromosome 1, C_canadensis_v1, whole genome shotgun sequence, a single window of DNA contains:
- the LOC122585214 gene encoding auxin efflux carrier component 7-like: MITGHDFYTVMSAMVPLYVAMILAYGSVRWWKIFTPDQCSGINRFVAIFAVPLLSFHFISMNDPYNMNYRFIAADTLQKIIMLIVLGCWANFTKNGSLEWMITIFSLSTLPNTLVMGIPLLIAMYGEYSGSLMVQVVVLQCIIWYTLLLFLFEYRGAKILIMEQFPETAASIVSFKVESDVVSLDGHDFLETDAEIGTDGKLHVTVRKSNASRRSLAGLGGSGMTPRPSNLTGAEIYSLSSSRNPTPRGSNFNHSDFYSMMGFPGGRLSNFGPADAYSVQSSRGPTPRPSNFEESTAPGPLNMNSPRFGFYPAAGAGQTAPASYPAPNPEIASTVTKPTKSQQPASTQHNGSQNKTNNHDAKELHMFVWSSSASPVSEGGGGLHVFGSNDFGATTDRPEQQGAKEIRMMVSDQNGETKDGREMGKEEFSFGGEEENDKEGQIGLNKMGSSSTSELHPKGVPVEDGTTGKMMPPASVMTRLILIMVWRKLIRNPNTYSSLIGLIWSLVSFRWHYAMPKIIEKSISILSDAGLGMAMFSLGLFMALQPKIIACGNQVASFAMAVRFLTGPAVMAAASIAVGLRGTLLHVAIVQAALPQGIVPFVFAKEYNVHPAILSTAVIFGMLIALPITLVYYIILGL, from the exons ATGATCACCGGCCATGACTTTTACACCGTCATGTCCGCCATGGTCCCACTATACGTCGCCATGATCCTCGCGTACGGCAGCGTACGGTGGTGGAAAATCTTCACTCCTGATCAATGCTCCGGCATCAACCGTTTTGTTGCCATTTTTGCTGTCCCTTTACTTTCCTTTCATTTCATCTCAATGAATGATCCTTATAATATGAATTACCGTTTCATTGCTGCTGATACCCTTCAGAAAATTATCATGCTTATTGTCCTCGGCTGCTGGGCCAACTTCACTAAAAACg GGAGTTTGGAATGGATGATAACGATATTTTCGTTATCCACGTTACCAAACACGCTGGTAATGGGGATACCATTACTAATTGCTATGTATGGTGAATACTCAGGATCATTAATGGTTCAAGTTGTGGTGTTACAGTGTATTATTTGGTAtacacttttattatttttattcgaATATCGTGGTGCGAAAATTCTTATAATGGAGCAGTTTCCAGAAACTGCTGCTTCTATTGTTTCATTTAAAGTCGAATCCGACGTCGTTTCACTCGACGGTCATGATTTCCTAGAAACGGATGCCGAAATCGGTACCGATGGGAAGTTACATGTAACTGTTAGGAAGTCGAATGCTTCCCGAAGGTCATTAGCTGGACTTGGTGGGTCCGGAATGACTCCTCGGCCCTCGAATTTAACGGGGGCCGAGATTTATAGTTTGAGTTCCTCTAGAAATCCGACTCCAAGAGGATCGAATTTCAACCACTCGGATTTTTACTCCATGATGGGGTTTCCGGGTGGCCGGTTATCGAATTTTGGACCGGCTGATGCTTATTCGGTACAGTCATCCCGAGGGCCGACTCCTAGACCTTCGAATTTCGAAGAGAGTACGGCTCCCGGGCCGTTAAATATGAACTCTCCGAGGTTCGGGTTTTACCCGGCTGCGGGTGCTGGTCAGACAGCGCCCGCGTCTTACCCAGCACCAAATCCTGAAATTGCGTCGACCGTTACAAAACCGACAAAAAGTCAACAACCAGCATCAACACAACACAATGGGTCccaaaataaaactaacaacCATGATGCTAAAGAACTTCACATGTTTGTGTGGAGCTCTAGTGCCTCACCGGTGTCTGAGGGTGGTGGTGGGCTCCATGTGTTTGGCAGTAATGATTTTGGAGCGACAACGGACCGACCCGAACAGCAAGGTGctaaagaaattagaatgatggTCTCTGATCAAAATGGTGAAACTAaag ATGGTCGAGAAATGGGGAAAGAGGAGTTTAGTTTTGGTGGAGAAGAAGAGAATGACAAAGAAGGGCAAATCGGGTTGAACAAAATGGGTTCGAGCTCGACTTCAGAGCTCCACCCAAAGGGTGTTCCGGTTGAAGACGGAACAACCGGAAAAATGATGCCACCAGCAAGTGTGATGACCCGATTGATATTGATTATGGTTTGGAGGAAACTGATTAGGAACCCAAATACATACTCGAGTCTCATTGGTCTAATTTGGTCCCTAGTATCATTCAG GTGGCATTATGCAATGCCAAAAATTATTGAGAAGTCTATTTCAATACTTTCAGATGCTGGTCTTGGAATGGCTATGTTTAGCTTAg GTCTGTTTATGGCGCTTCAACCAAAGATAATTGCTTGTGGTAATCAAGTAGCTTCATTCGCTATGGCAGTGAGGTTTCTAACGGGACCAGCAGTAATGGCAGCGGCTTCTATAGCCGTCGGTCTTCGTGGTACCCTCCTTCACGTCGCAATCGTCCAG GCGGCACTCCCCCAAGGGATAGTACCTTTTGTTTTTGCCAAAGAATACAACGTTCATCCTGCAATTCTTAGTACTGC GGTTATTTTCGGGATGTTGATTGCGTTACCCATAACTCTAGTCTACTACATCATATTGGGATTGTGA